The region TTTCAGAACTGGGGGATAAAAGTCAATTGGCGGCGATCGCGATTAGTGGTGGTTCTAAGTCACCTCGTGCGGTGTTCTTGGGAGCAGCGACAGCATTGCTGTTGGCAAGCTTTTTGGGAGTGCTTGTTGGAGAAGGAACCGCCCATATCTTGCCAGCCAAAGCTGTGAAGATCATGGCAGCAGTTGGGTTTACCGTTATTGCAATTCGCTTGTTGCTGCCTCCTTCCAATTCTGAGTT is a window of Leptolyngbyaceae cyanobacterium JSC-12 DNA encoding:
- a CDS encoding putative membrane protein (IMG reference gene:2510096243~PFAM: Uncharacterized protein family UPF0016) gives rise to the protein MDWQLLGLAFVTVFISELGDKSQLAAIAISGGSKSPRAVFLGAATALLLASFLGVLVGEGTAHILPAKAVKIMAAVGFTVIAIRLLLPPSNSELAEAERSNSQSGQSR